The region TGCACACATTCACCATCTGTACATTGTACATTTCCCCCCGTAGCTCCGTTCAGAGGTTCTCCGTGTGTTCCCGTGTCACAAGAATTTttactctctccctccttcccttcctctcttcctctttcactcCGCCTGCTGCGTCCTTCAATAATACATGAGGTGCAGACACAGGAGAGAAGTGAGTGAGACTTAACGCCAAAACAGTGGAAGAAAGCAacaaggaaggagggagagggggacaGAGAGAGCGGAGACACCTATAAACACTACTGTCATGTAATAAGTGCAAGATGGTTTAATGGAAGACTGTgtgaagagaggaaggagaggacgGGTAAAAGGGGAGGAGTGGCGCTTgggtatctttttttttttctcttccctctcaTATTCTCAAGTCCATATCCATCTGTATTGATGGGCTGAGCTCAGTAGAAGAAGTACACTGCagatgaaggagagagggagaggaagccATTAGTCTAATGGATCTGGCAATATACCACTTCAGACAAAACAAGGAGACAACAGTCAGCTGAGCTCTTCTTCTTATACAGGTTTGTTTTTACTGGTAAAATTAGTATTATAACCATTATTTACTGTAATTGGACGTCATGAACAATGACAGATCAGAGCAGACGTAAGCAGGCCAGACATGGGCTTATTAGGGCACGAATACAAATATGTTGGTTCTGTCTCTCTATATTAATTTTCTGTAAAATGAATAGCACAAGTACATCAACTACTGTATACTGACAGACTGAGCAACAGAGGATCCTTTTCTTCATATATCTGTTCCTCTGCTGCTGAGAGAaaaacacttaaaggaacagtttgtaacatttcggggatccacagtattagcagaaatgtaatctaatattcataactatgttttcattagtgtataatcacctgaaattaagatttgttgtgttttcgttagcttagaatgagcccttcatatctatatagggagctggtcctcttcacggaggcCACCATGTagctccgtcatgtttctacagcagcccagaacggacaaaccaaacactggctctagagagagcctttcacgtttttaagtTACTTGAAGGTTTACCAGAAGTCTCTGACGCGTTTGGAAAGGGAGTGAGCAGAGAGGtattcaattggttgcaatctgcaacctctagatgtcactaaatcctacatactgtgtctttaataataatcatctgctTTTCAGCCTTTAAAGCCTTTAAATCATCCTACCTATCTATAGACCTATCAataatgtagagctgcaacgattaattgattagttatcaactattaaattaatcaccaactattttgataatcgattgatcggtttgagtaatttttttaagtaaaaattctctgattccagcttcttaaatgagaatatcttctggtttctttactcctctatgacagtaaactgaatatctttgagttgtggataaaacaagacatttgaggacgtcatcttgggctttgggaaacactgatcgacacttttcaccattttctgacattttatagaccaaacaactactcgattaatggagaaaataatcgacagattaatcatcaatgaaaataatcgttagttgcggcCCGACAATATTGTATTAGTATCAAGATGCTACTTACAGAATATTATTCCAACCACAATGACTCCGATGATACCCATCATGATCATCATCTGAAAGGAGAAAACGATAACATTTACTATAATGGGAACTGTAACTGTGTGGAGTTCAAGGCCTGcaaacagaaaagaaacaacaaaacgAAACATTTAACACactttagtatttatttattaatttatagaGTCTGTAGTGAAAACTCTACAATAACAGACTCTTTTGCCCAAAGCATCTGCTCAGTCTTCCACAGCAGCTCATTAACAGATTAATGTGTGGAGAGCAGGATCCCCACGACACACATTGTGTGTTCGCCTCAGCGCACCTCAGCGTGAACAGATGTTCAatgctttaaaataaaagagcTGAGGGTCCTATTCACATTATATCTCTTTGCACCACATACAAATACGCATGTTGTCAATTCAGACTCTGATTACATTGTGAGTTTCTTTCAGTAACAACAATCTGTTTAATGGAGCCACACTTAAGTGCCCACCTTGCAGTTCTTCCACCAGTACTTGTTCTTTAGCTTAGCTGCGCAGCTTTCAAACTGGGAGGCTCCGGCTTGGAGAGCGTCCGCTCTGTCATCCAGCTCTGAAAGCTTCTGGTCCCTTTCCAAAACCTTGTCTACATTCACCCGCATGATATCCACCACCTAGGCCACGCGGCGGCGAGGATGAGACAGCATTTGGCAGCGGTGGAggggagagacaaagaggatGACAAGTGTGGTTAAAAGAAAGGAAGCGAAATATCATAAATGAGAGTAAAATAAGTAGTCGCAATCCACCAGAGACCTTTCCAGTGAACATaagagcaacaacaacaaagcatttTTACATGCTTGTTTGTCTCTGGTCCAGTATAAGCACTGTGCATATACAGTAAGTTCTTTCATTTTGACGCATTGCATGTAAAAATCAAACTCTGGCCCAGAGTCCTAGTCTGGCCTGGTCCAGCTCACCTCCTCGACTTGGGCCTGTGTCTGCTGTAGCCTTCGGTTGCTGGAGGTGTTGGGTGGTCCACCGCCTGGGGCTCCATCTGGACCAGGGGCTCCTGGAGCACCGGGGGCTCCTCCTGGGGCGGCATCTGGGGCTGACCTGAGGAGGagcacgaggaggaggaggaggaaaggggaCCATTTggtattactgatgcattagaGAGCACTTCATTTTAATCTAATAGGAAAAgggctaataaaaaaaaaaaaggacgcTACTTTGCCAGTTATGGAGGAGGGGTAAATCCACCACATggcaaaaaaactgcatattATGCATGGGAGACTGGGCATGTAGGGGGAGGAATGCAGAAAATAGGATGTGAAGGGTTAGGGATTTGAAAGATGCAGTGGGATGAAAGTAAAATATAGGCTGCAGATGGGAAGCAAGAAACAGAAAGTCCTGGCTGggatagagagaaagaggagttgTTGTGATGGATTACAGAGAGTTGAGTGGGATGGAGAAGAAAAAGGGTAAAAACTGGAGGGTGATTTGCAGAAAAGGGGAACGGGTTAATCCAGCAGTGGGAAGAGgtggttttaaaactgagcagaCACAAGCTGATGGACAGTTTAAATCACTAACACtgcaggacaaaaaaaaagagcagataAGGAACCAGAATGTCTTATATGAACCATCACTAATTTGACCTCAATCTCTGACCCACAACATGCTGtgttaacacatttattttttaaatctgtggtgtaaaattatctttaaaaaaaaatcaattttttcttcttcctgtttgtttgtttttttctttttctgtagctACTTGCCAATTTTCTATTGATTAGTACATGaacatttgtgattatattattttactctAATGGTGATCTATCAATTTGTAACCCCACCCCTACATAATTAAGCTTAAAtaccaattaaaaaaattgatcacaaaaaaaactcaattCAATTCCACCTATAAGGCTTTATAAACAGTGGAACAGCAGTCAACCCCATGAATACATAATTTAGTGATGGTGTGACAGGAAATTTCACTTGCGTCAGCTAAAACCCATCAAGCTGAAAGAAATCAGTTCAGTTTCCAACCAACCCACCATGGAATAAACACATGCAATACCAGTTTGAATATGCATGCTCATTTGATCCAGAACAGTTACTGAAGAGATATTGCTATTGCGTAAAGAGCGCAGCAGAAAAGACCGCATTAATACTCACATCTTCTCTGCAGCTGTTTGAACTGACTCAcgggcagcaggaggaggaagaggaggatgaagaggagggtgaggagggctgagaggtggagagggaggGTCTCAAGTACAacacgagaaaaaaaacagtaagatcacagagagaaaaaaaaaacaagacaaaaaatgCCTAGGAAGTGGTCCAAACCAAAGACCAAATTTTCAATTAGTAAAGTGCGTAAAGGGTCTTTGCGCAGTGGAGGAGAATCTCCTAGCGATGCATTTATACAGAGAGTCGTCTGCAAAAGTACCGCAATACACCGAGATATACACTGTATGAACGGGCCGGGTGATAATTCACTGTGAGACTGCACTGGAGAGCAGGAAGGACGAGAAAAGTACTTCTAGATTATAATCCATCCAAAGAGAAATCCACGGATGTTTTATTATATCCCTGCgtgcagctgcagctcctccgaGTGAGTCTCCCCCTGGATGCTGAGGACGGAGATGCAGCACTGATTGGCTGGTTGTTTGAGTTGCTCTCTTCTAAAAAGCTCACTGGCACAAATGCCGTGCAAAATtaagagatggaaaaaaaattcaaaaaaaaaagtccagtcaTGAGAAATGTCTGTCTTTTTTGATTTCTGTCGCCCCCCCACCTAACTGTCGGATGCGCGTCTTGTGGTGAAGTGCGGTAAAGTGCTGTGGCTCTGTGCTGCAATAAtgcgtctctcctcctcctcctgcttcactTGGATCGTAACGACAGTGCGgtacccccctccccctcctctcccctctgtctctctctctctctctctcccccctcacACTTTGCAGTactgcagctctctgtgtcGGATAGGGCGGCAGGACGACACTGCGGTACACTGGAGATGCTTTCAGAGAGCAGTGGCGTGTCCACAGCTCTCTGACTGGGGGGCCAAAGTGGGGCACCAACTCATGCAGGGGTCGCATGAAGTACACTTTGGAATAGCATTCATTTACCATTTCTGTCTCCACCACTCTTTTAATTACTAACATTAGAGTATccttacagttttttttttttttacattacacaatttaaaataaaaagaataaaaaagataaatggaCCTATcgataaaaacacaacacagagggtggaaggtaaataaacaggctttccaacgatgtaaaatacaatgccaattagcattctaacaaaagagaaataatcaaccaaacacaagtttccgaacttttttccccccagtttATATAACTAACTGACTACGTAAGTTAATA is a window of Sebastes umbrosus isolate fSebUmb1 chromosome 11, fSebUmb1.pri, whole genome shotgun sequence DNA encoding:
- the zgc:92912 gene encoding synaptobrevin → MSAPDAAPGGAPGAPGAPGPDGAPGGGPPNTSSNRRLQQTQAQVEEVVDIMRVNVDKVLERDQKLSELDDRADALQAGASQFESCAAKLKNKYWWKNCKMMIMMGIIGVIVVGIIFLYFFY